The following coding sequences are from one Salvia miltiorrhiza cultivar Shanhuang (shh) unplaced genomic scaffold, IMPLAD_Smil_shh original_scaffold_419_1, whole genome shotgun sequence window:
- the LOC131004533 gene encoding peroxisome biogenesis protein 22-like — translation MADNPKDDLLQLIKRVGAFLSLKFSNFPRDLDSRSVGAIAGLAFALVFTWRLLRTPSEPERRQPKRSASSSGVSSSETVNASSSGASNPSGDSTTQNVIDEFFQPVKPTLGQIVRQRLSEGRKVTCRLLGVILEESTPEELQKQVTVRSSVLEVLLEITKFCDLYLMERVLDDESEKKVLVALEDAGVFTSGGLVKDKVLFCGTENGRTSFVRQLEPDWHIDSNPEITTQLARFIKYQLHVSSVNLERPASNVFTAPSLEQFFGCV, via the exons ATGGCTGATAATCCCAAGGACGATCTTCTGCAGTTGATCAAACGCGTTGGAGCTTTTCTCTCCCTCAAGTTTTCCAATTTCCCCCGCGACCTG GATTCACGATCAGTTGGGGCCATAGCAGGGCTAGCATTTGCTTTAGTGTTTACTTGGAGACTATTGAGAACACCTAGTGAACCTGAAAGAAGGCAACCTAAACGGTCGGCGAGTAGTTCAGGTGTTAGTAGTTCTGAGACAGTGAATGCTTCGTCCTCGGGGGCTAGCAATCCTTCAGGGGATTCAACAACCCAGAATGTTATCGATGAGTTCTTTCAGCCTGTGAAG CCGACCCTTGGACAAATTGTTAGGCAAAGGTTGAGTGAAGGAAGGAAG GTAACGTGTAGGTTGCTTGGTGTTATTCTTGAGGAGAGCACTCCAGAGGAACTACAG AAGCAAGTGACTGTAAGATCATCTGTGCTGGAGGTGCTGCTTGAGATCACAAAGTTTTGCGATCTTTATCTGATGGAAAGGGTTCTCGATGATGAGAGTGAA AAGAAAGTCCTTGTGGCTCTGGAAGATGCTGGGGTTTTTACATCAGGTGGCTTAGTCAAAGATAAG GTTCTTTTCTGTGGCACGGAGAATGGACGGACATCTTTTGTCAGACAATTGGAACCAGATTGGCATATAGACTCCAATCCTGAAATTACTACCCAGTTAGCT AGATTCATAAAATATCAGCTTCACGTCTCATCTGTCAACCTCGAACGACCTGCCTCCAATGTCTTCACAGCTCCATCCTTGGAACAATTCTTTGGATGTGTCTAA
- the LOC131004531 gene encoding uncharacterized protein LOC131004531 translates to MYGINRLISLSHLLAVATATATAAGPYSKRSLRLSPQFRSIAIKHSSRRLTMDPPSPAATAGIDDFVNVGEDGTILGEDDEALPANGSSISDSYSSYERRVLPPELSRSVAMLTCESAADGGVCDVYLVGTAHVSTESCQEVQAVIEFLKPQVVFLELCSSRVAILTPQNLKVPTMGEMVDMWKKKQNLFGILYSWFLAKVASKLEVLPGAEFRVAYEEAMKYGGRVILGDRPVQITLRRTWAKMPLWHKTKLLYALLFQAVFLPSPEDLAKTLKEMDDVDMLTLVIQEMSKKFPTLMETLVHERDQYMSATLLKVAREHNSVVAVVGKGHLPGIQKNWKQPVEVKQLLSMPIEKKTITVTKILSSIGVTVAGVAIISGIYLSIKK, encoded by the exons ATGTACGGAATAAACCGACTCATTTCGCTAAGTCATCTGCTCGCCGTCGCCACCGcaaccgccaccgccgccggccCTTATTCGAAACGGTCGCTCCGCCTCAGTCCACAGTTCAGATCTATTGCCATCAAGCACTCCTCCCGCCGCCTCACAATGGACCCTCCGTCTCCGGCCGCGACCGCCGGGATCGATGATTTTGTGAACGTCGGAGAGGATGGTACGATCCTCGGCGAAGACGACGAGGCTCTGCCTGCAAATGGCAGCTCGATTAGTGACAGTTACAGCAGTTATGAGAGGAGAGTGCTGCCACCGGAGCTCTCGAGGAGTGTGGCTATGCTCACGTGCGAGTCGGCTGCGGACGGCGGCGTCTGCGATGTATATTTGGTTGGAACCGCCCACGTTTCTACG GAATCTTGCCAAGAAGTTCAGGCTGTGATAGAATTCTTGAAACCCCAG GTTGTCTTTTTGGAGCTGTGCTCTAGTCGCGTTGCGATTCTTACGCCGCAAAACTTGAAG GTGCCGACCATGGGAGAAATGGTGGACATGTGgaagaaaaaacaaaatcttTTTGGGATACTCTACAGCTGGTTTCTTGCTAAG GTCGCTAGTAAACTTGAAGTTCTGCCCGGTGCAGAGTTTCGAGTGGCATATGAAGAAGCCATGAAATATGGTGGCAGGGTTATACTGGGCGATCGACCTGTTCAG ATTACGTTGCGGAGAACATGGGCCAAGATGCCTCTTTGGCACAAGACAAAATTATTGTACGCGTTGCTGTTTCAAGCAGTTTTCTTGCCAAGCCCAGAAGATCTTGCCAAGACG CTGAAGGAAATGGACGATGTTGACATGCTAACTCTAGTAATTCAGGAGATGAGCAAGAAGTTTCCCACTCTCATGGAAACCCTCGTCCATGAGCGCGACCA ATATATGTCAGCCACATTACTTAAAGTAGCACGTGAACATAACTCGGTGGTAGCCGTTGTGGGAAAGGGCCACTTACCAGGAATCCAGAAGAACTGGAAACAACCAGTTGAG GTGAAGCAACTTCTGAGCATGCCAATTGAAAAAAAGACGATAACAGTGACCAAGATACTTAGTTCTATTGGAGTAACAGTCGCTGGAGTTGCTATAATTTCTGGCATTTATCTCTCCATCAAGAAATAA